In Verrucomicrobiales bacterium, the following are encoded in one genomic region:
- a CDS encoding PQQ-binding-like beta-propeller repeat protein, with protein sequence MTWSPIQTGRGAVLAALLVLGFEFEYGLSAEPGRVKWTAPCGATISSPSIGRDGTIYIGGLALFAFDPSNGAQKWNFSARHRIQSTPAIGPEGTVYFGSIDQSVYAIDGATGAKKWEFATDGQIESSAAITEDGTVLIGSFDGKIYALDAATGSKKWSFPLNGQINCSPVVSDDGTIYVAGRFGDFTALSPTGKRLWSLAIDSSEWLSPAIGFDGTLLLTTGQNVCVAIEPRTRSRRWAFGNGTLASPVLGPDATVYVGSADGKFFALDQYTGRMKWSFESYQQFWSTAAVAADHTVYVGGNDGYVYAFEGASGRVLWKHKTGEVVVSSPAIAADGTVYVASNDGLLYAFEGTAGPAISPWPKYRGNPLGNGRSLLEPTNGGPQILSGPMDVRVAESAPATMYVMATGGTPMGYQWLFEGNPIVGATNSAYYIPRVSLTNSGRYQVEITNLAGHTLSRAAELTSGYSLDVQIVGQGFVQVDPPQQLYLPGTKVTLRASPTNDHRFLKWNGDLTETTDEVSLVIDSNKKISAWFEFKPGEVRWRFETRSGTPTTPAIGPDGTVFLKIPLDDRIYALDPLTGQKRWEGSEVYQSASPAVTSDGNVSAIYALFDGRTGQRLPAYIPQDSVNSSPAVAPDGTIFFGSEEGKQITAVRGSTVRWRVATGGWVVSSPSLGPDGTVYVGSYDTQLRALSGQSGAEQWSFGTGGAIRSSPAVSDDGVVFIASDDSKLYALDGATGVKRWDIELEGYGTSPILSYSQISASPIVGPDHVVYLGTEAGYLYGIDGDTGVTKWRRGPGAPIAGSAALTADGTLYTASTSGILSALKASDGTTLWEVELGGSVQGSPNVGPDGTVYVSAGNVFYSIAGAAPLASTGWPTFRGNAANNGTGNFQFSGPPRIITTPQSVVAAESELVQFGVLASGALPLRYQWYVNGQEIPTATNQALSFTHASQDQAGNYHVSVTNLFGSVETAPATLRVGYRFEVFRRGQGEVQITYLANEPAAVLLALETAGRRFVRWSGDASGTTNRLFVPLNGNKSITAIFEMEPGELVWRADVGGAIRSSPALNASAVFVGADDGFVRGWDTQRGRLLWKTRIGGSVPVSPALTKDNRLIVSANGGTIGGRRIALDASTGSILWDYPLGLYVQLNASPAVDNDGFGYQGDGPGAAGAAFQRFSRSGVPADSYRIDASIESSAAISSAGLIVFGSDNGQVYCVKKSGLGLAWSFLTAGRVRSSPALGRDGAVYIGSDDGFIYAFDMKSGVLLWRFNAAGPVGSSPVIDAANTVYCGTDNGMLFALDGLTGKARWQFDARTTIRGAPAVAADGTIVVGTEEGTLFALDSSTGQVRWRFRGAGPITSSPSIGEDGTVYVGAGSTFYALAGSAPLADAAWPKFHNALSNDGLQRGFGGGQPRIVAQSDDLLAVEGSLGILRGVAEGGGDLRYQWYRDEKPIQGATAPIYVIPKVLRDNEGTYSLDVTNTEGLARSRRIAVVVGVSISIQTRGSGTVELSPGQSMYSPGSRVSVIAKPQEGRPFLGWGGDASGNANPLVLTLRSNMHLVATFASLPGDVVWQYDAQAAITATPAIRSNGLIYVTTRAGTVIALETRAGGLAWIKQVPGHIDSSPAIGTNGILYLVSNLDDGYVSHLYGFDATTGLRRFEDTIGISYPVSASPAIGPDGSIYVGTENGVSHLASFRPNAAFKWEFQAGASISSSAAVTASGSVIFGSRGGKLHSVSPVGKAEWDYSTGSISSSPAIGADGSIYFSDDFGGLHALDAAGHERWSITGFGIVSQSPVIGEDGTVYFVNTSGRTMAVNPDSGVQKWTWVSSSGTSFSPALAADGTLFIAQNDQSLVALDASIGQELFRHRSPTAFSGAPTIGPDGLVYVAASTKLLAIQGTAALAPSAWPKFRADLRNTGAAVSVEPLPPRIVRQPRSTRIAVGQEVRVGVIAAGSSLTYQWFRNGIPLAGETNSILLRFAAGEVDAGTYHVVVSNHLGSVNSDSLQVQIGYTLAVRSVGPGSVEITPAESVYSPRTVVSLRAVPASRRQFLGWEGDAAGLSTSLSLTMDRNREVAAVFSVRESEIKWSLERGGQAMNSPAVGPDDTVFVTTAGGHVFALEGRAGFSKWSVETGAAALTAPVLGPDSTLYMGSSGRLGGGEVICLDAQSGRTRWRQGGGTVWHPPAVTPEGTLFVVRSSESGITLSSLQALTGEENWSKPLNFVPELPPFVDSGGTIYLATSATFDAVRATDGAPLWSIPAEFLPSAVAMQADGTLFVGNNFRRFGGPFPQVGEPSLRSLNWAYGASPWRRDAFAVLFLVAAADGTLYGVRRDIETGRQSAFAMDSRTGELYWGGSSPAESDPPIHVTGVPLLGADATLYLGTDTGLLALDGFDGTTQWKADIGPVTTSPAMGSDGSIFVGVQDHTLYCIQGTGPIDPGPWVKHLGNPANSGVGTGVRRQPVLRAQRDESGLRLDCYGPIGESLIIERNDGVGNGVNWTPWLSITLQESPTAVLDLGTRSKSSRFYRARK encoded by the coding sequence ATGACTTGGAGCCCCATTCAAACTGGCAGAGGTGCGGTCTTGGCTGCGCTTCTTGTATTGGGATTTGAATTTGAATACGGGCTGAGCGCGGAACCCGGCCGAGTCAAATGGACGGCACCCTGTGGGGCTACGATTTCTTCACCCTCAATCGGTCGCGATGGGACTATTTACATCGGCGGGCTGGCGCTCTTCGCTTTTGATCCATCAAACGGTGCTCAAAAATGGAACTTCAGCGCGAGGCATCGGATTCAATCAACGCCAGCTATCGGGCCTGAAGGAACGGTGTACTTTGGCTCCATCGATCAGTCCGTCTACGCAATCGACGGAGCGACCGGCGCGAAAAAGTGGGAGTTCGCGACTGATGGTCAGATCGAGTCTTCGGCGGCCATCACCGAGGATGGCACCGTTCTCATCGGCTCCTTTGATGGGAAAATCTACGCGCTCGATGCGGCCACAGGATCGAAGAAGTGGTCGTTCCCACTCAACGGGCAAATCAACTGCTCACCTGTGGTGAGCGACGACGGGACGATCTATGTGGCGGGGCGGTTTGGTGATTTCACGGCGCTCTCTCCCACCGGAAAGCGGCTTTGGTCGCTGGCCATCGATTCCAGCGAGTGGTTGTCGCCGGCTATCGGCTTCGACGGCACTCTCCTGCTGACCACCGGTCAGAATGTGTGCGTCGCCATTGAACCTCGCACACGCTCTCGCCGTTGGGCTTTTGGCAACGGCACACTCGCTTCCCCGGTGCTGGGTCCCGACGCCACAGTTTATGTCGGGTCGGCCGACGGCAAATTCTTCGCCTTGGATCAGTATACGGGTCGAATGAAGTGGAGTTTTGAATCGTACCAGCAGTTCTGGTCCACCGCAGCCGTGGCCGCCGATCACACGGTGTACGTGGGGGGCAACGATGGATATGTCTACGCGTTTGAAGGGGCCAGCGGGCGAGTGCTATGGAAGCACAAAACCGGAGAAGTGGTGGTTTCCTCCCCAGCCATCGCCGCCGACGGCACGGTGTATGTGGCTTCGAATGACGGTTTGCTGTATGCCTTCGAAGGCACCGCTGGGCCTGCGATTTCGCCCTGGCCAAAATATAGGGGAAATCCACTGGGTAACGGGCGTTCCCTTCTGGAACCGACCAACGGAGGTCCACAGATCCTCTCTGGACCAATGGATGTTCGCGTGGCGGAGTCGGCACCGGCGACAATGTATGTCATGGCGACTGGCGGAACTCCCATGGGCTACCAATGGCTGTTCGAAGGAAACCCGATCGTGGGAGCCACGAATTCTGCCTACTATATCCCCCGTGTCAGCTTGACGAACAGCGGCCGATATCAGGTCGAAATCACCAATCTCGCCGGACATACCCTGAGCCGTGCTGCCGAGCTCACGAGTGGTTATTCTTTGGATGTGCAGATCGTTGGCCAGGGATTCGTCCAGGTGGATCCACCACAACAGCTATATCTCCCTGGAACAAAAGTGACGCTGAGAGCGTCACCCACCAATGATCATCGGTTTCTGAAGTGGAACGGAGATCTAACTGAGACTACGGATGAAGTCAGCCTGGTGATCGATTCCAATAAGAAGATTTCTGCCTGGTTCGAGTTCAAGCCGGGCGAGGTGAGATGGCGGTTCGAAACTCGTTCGGGCACCCCCACGACCCCCGCGATTGGTCCGGATGGCACTGTGTTTCTGAAGATTCCACTCGACGACCGAATTTATGCGCTTGATCCCTTAACGGGACAGAAACGTTGGGAGGGATCAGAGGTTTACCAGTCGGCTTCTCCGGCGGTGACGAGTGACGGAAATGTCAGCGCGATCTACGCCCTGTTCGATGGAAGAACGGGTCAGCGCCTTCCCGCCTACATCCCACAGGATTCGGTCAATTCCTCCCCGGCCGTCGCACCCGACGGTACGATCTTCTTCGGCAGCGAGGAAGGAAAGCAGATCACCGCGGTTCGAGGCAGCACTGTGCGCTGGCGGGTCGCGACCGGCGGTTGGGTGGTCAGTTCGCCGTCGCTCGGCCCTGATGGGACCGTGTACGTCGGATCCTATGACACCCAGCTTCGCGCCTTAAGCGGGCAATCTGGAGCGGAACAATGGTCGTTCGGGACAGGGGGAGCGATCCGAAGCTCGCCAGCGGTCAGTGATGACGGCGTGGTCTTTATCGCCTCCGATGACTCCAAACTCTATGCGCTCGATGGCGCGACGGGAGTGAAAAGATGGGACATCGAACTTGAGGGTTATGGCACCAGCCCAATTCTTTCTTACTCTCAGATCAGCGCATCTCCCATCGTTGGACCGGATCACGTGGTCTACTTGGGAACGGAGGCAGGGTATCTTTACGGCATTGATGGGGACACCGGGGTAACCAAATGGCGTCGAGGGCCCGGCGCTCCCATCGCAGGATCGGCCGCGTTGACCGCTGATGGAACGCTCTATACCGCGTCAACCAGCGGAATACTCAGCGCCCTCAAGGCTTCCGATGGGACAACTCTTTGGGAAGTGGAGCTGGGTGGTTCGGTTCAAGGCAGCCCGAACGTAGGACCCGATGGAACGGTTTACGTGAGTGCCGGAAACGTTTTCTACTCGATCGCCGGTGCAGCGCCGTTGGCCAGCACGGGATGGCCGACGTTTCGAGGGAACGCCGCCAACAACGGCACAGGTAACTTCCAGTTCTCCGGTCCCCCGAGGATTATAACCACGCCTCAGAGCGTGGTCGCGGCCGAATCGGAACTCGTGCAGTTCGGGGTGCTGGCAAGCGGTGCGCTTCCGTTGCGATACCAGTGGTATGTCAACGGTCAGGAGATTCCTACGGCGACCAACCAGGCGCTCAGTTTCACACACGCGAGTCAAGATCAGGCGGGTAATTACCACGTGAGCGTGACGAACCTCTTCGGATCGGTGGAGACCGCTCCAGCAACGCTCCGTGTTGGGTATCGCTTCGAGGTGTTTCGGCGCGGCCAAGGAGAGGTGCAGATCACGTATCTGGCTAACGAGCCAGCCGCGGTGCTGCTCGCACTCGAAACGGCGGGCCGGCGTTTCGTTCGCTGGTCGGGAGATGCATCAGGCACGACCAACCGGCTCTTCGTGCCGTTGAACGGGAACAAGAGCATCACCGCGATATTCGAGATGGAGCCGGGAGAACTCGTTTGGCGCGCCGACGTTGGAGGAGCTATCCGTTCCTCTCCCGCGTTGAATGCGAGTGCGGTGTTTGTTGGTGCGGACGATGGGTTTGTCCGCGGGTGGGATACACAGAGGGGCAGGCTCCTGTGGAAGACACGCATCGGTGGATCCGTCCCGGTCTCCCCAGCGCTCACGAAAGATAACCGGCTGATCGTGAGCGCGAACGGAGGCACGATCGGTGGGCGGCGGATCGCACTCGATGCTTCCACAGGCTCGATTCTCTGGGATTACCCCCTGGGACTTTATGTGCAACTAAACGCCTCGCCGGCGGTCGACAACGACGGATTCGGATATCAAGGCGATGGGCCGGGTGCCGCCGGCGCAGCGTTCCAACGCTTTTCGAGAAGCGGTGTTCCGGCCGACAGCTACCGCATCGATGCCTCCATCGAATCCTCGGCAGCCATCAGTTCGGCTGGTCTGATCGTTTTCGGAAGTGATAATGGGCAAGTCTATTGCGTGAAGAAGTCAGGCTTAGGCCTGGCGTGGAGCTTTCTCACGGCCGGCCGAGTCCGTTCCTCTCCCGCGCTGGGTAGAGACGGCGCCGTGTACATAGGCTCGGACGACGGTTTCATCTACGCATTCGACATGAAGTCGGGTGTGCTGCTCTGGAGATTCAACGCGGCCGGCCCCGTTGGTTCATCCCCGGTGATCGATGCTGCGAATACCGTCTATTGTGGCACCGACAACGGAATGCTGTTCGCGCTGGATGGGTTAACCGGAAAAGCGCGGTGGCAGTTCGACGCCAGAACCACGATCCGCGGAGCTCCCGCAGTGGCAGCCGATGGCACGATCGTGGTTGGAACCGAAGAAGGAACTCTCTTTGCCTTGGACAGCAGCACCGGCCAGGTTCGATGGCGGTTTCGCGGTGCGGGGCCGATTACCAGTTCGCCCAGCATCGGCGAGGATGGGACGGTCTATGTCGGGGCTGGATCCACCTTTTACGCCCTTGCCGGAAGTGCGCCTCTCGCAGACGCGGCCTGGCCTAAGTTCCATAATGCTCTTTCGAACGACGGGCTGCAACGAGGTTTTGGTGGAGGGCAACCGCGGATCGTCGCTCAAAGCGACGATTTGCTCGCGGTTGAAGGATCGCTGGGGATTTTGCGCGGTGTGGCCGAGGGAGGCGGAGACCTGCGCTACCAGTGGTATCGTGACGAAAAGCCGATCCAAGGGGCCACAGCACCGATTTATGTCATTCCTAAGGTTCTTCGCGACAACGAAGGCACATATTCCTTGGACGTCACGAACACCGAAGGCCTCGCGCGGAGTAGGAGGATAGCCGTTGTGGTTGGGGTTTCGATCTCGATCCAGACGCGTGGCTCCGGCACCGTCGAGCTCTCGCCAGGACAATCGATGTATTCTCCCGGAAGCCGAGTCAGCGTGATTGCGAAGCCGCAAGAAGGTCGGCCGTTTCTCGGCTGGGGAGGGGATGCCTCGGGGAACGCCAATCCCTTGGTGTTAACGCTTCGATCGAACATGCATCTGGTGGCCACCTTCGCATCTCTTCCCGGAGACGTGGTCTGGCAGTATGACGCCCAGGCTGCGATCACAGCGACACCGGCGATCCGGTCCAACGGACTCATCTATGTGACCACGCGCGCTGGAACAGTGATCGCCCTGGAGACGCGCGCCGGAGGTCTTGCGTGGATCAAGCAGGTGCCGGGTCATATTGATTCCTCTCCCGCCATTGGGACCAACGGAATTCTTTACCTCGTATCCAATCTCGACGACGGCTATGTCAGTCATCTCTATGGATTCGATGCGACCACCGGCCTTCGGCGGTTCGAGGATACTATAGGCATTTCCTATCCCGTGAGCGCATCGCCCGCGATTGGTCCGGATGGCAGCATCTACGTCGGAACGGAAAACGGCGTCAGCCATCTTGCCTCTTTTCGACCCAACGCTGCCTTCAAATGGGAGTTTCAGGCCGGTGCTTCCATCTCCTCTTCGGCCGCGGTCACTGCCTCTGGATCGGTCATCTTCGGAAGCCGAGGAGGAAAGCTCCACTCCGTATCGCCCGTGGGGAAGGCGGAATGGGATTATTCAACGGGTTCCATCTCGAGTTCTCCTGCGATTGGCGCGGATGGATCGATCTATTTCAGCGACGATTTTGGCGGGTTGCACGCGCTCGATGCGGCGGGGCATGAGCGATGGTCGATCACTGGATTCGGAATCGTTTCGCAGTCGCCCGTGATCGGCGAGGATGGAACCGTGTATTTTGTGAATACTTCGGGTCGCACGATGGCGGTGAATCCGGACTCCGGTGTCCAGAAGTGGACCTGGGTGTCGTCCTCGGGCACTTCGTTCAGCCCGGCTTTAGCGGCAGACGGAACCCTCTTCATCGCCCAGAATGACCAATCCCTGGTGGCTTTGGATGCCTCCATCGGTCAGGAGCTTTTCCGACACCGGTCCCCGACCGCATTCTCTGGCGCTCCTACCATCGGCCCGGATGGCTTGGTGTATGTGGCAGCATCGACGAAGTTGCTGGCCATCCAGGGGACTGCTGCGTTGGCCCCCAGCGCCTGGCCAAAGTTTCGTGCCGATCTGAGGAACACGGGTGCGGCGGTCTCCGTCGAGCCGTTGCCTCCACGCATCGTCCGCCAGCCTAGGTCCACCCGGATTGCGGTCGGCCAGGAAGTGCGAGTGGGTGTCATCGCTGCAGGTTCGTCGCTGACGTATCAGTGGTTCCGAAACGGCATACCTCTTGCAGGCGAAACCAATTCGATTCTGTTGCGATTCGCTGCCGGTGAAGTGGACGCCGGGACTTATCACGTCGTGGTCTCGAATCATTTGGGATCCGTCAACAGCGACTCCCTCCAAGTCCAAATCGGCTACACACTCGCGGTCCGGAGTGTCGGTCCTGGTTCCGTGGAGATCACACCCGCCGAGTCGGTTTACTCGCCGCGCACGGTCGTCTCCTTGCGAGCGGTTCCAGCGAGCAGGCGGCAGTTTCTCGGTTGGGAAGGCGATGCGGCCGGCCTGAGTACTTCGCTCTCGCTCACGATGGACCGCAATCGGGAAGTGGCTGCTGTGTTTTCCGTGCGGGAAAGTGAGATCAAGTGGAGTTTAGAAAGGGGCGGGCAGGCCATGAACTCCCCGGCGGTCGGACCTGACGATACCGTCTTTGTCACAACAGCGGGAGGTCACGTCTTCGCGCTCGAAGGGCGCGCCGGTTTCTCCAAATGGAGTGTGGAGACGGGAGCAGCGGCTCTCACTGCTCCGGTTCTCGGACCCGACTCAACGCTGTATATGGGTTCTTCTGGTCGCCTCGGAGGGGGTGAAGTGATTTGCCTCGACGCTCAATCGGGACGGACTCGATGGAGACAGGGTGGAGGGACCGTTTGGCACCCGCCGGCAGTGACGCCGGAGGGAACGCTCTTCGTGGTGCGTTCCTCGGAGAGTGGCATCACTCTTTCTTCTCTCCAAGCGCTGACGGGTGAGGAGAACTGGAGTAAACCGCTGAATTTCGTCCCGGAGTTGCCCCCGTTTGTCGACTCCGGAGGAACGATCTATCTCGCAACATCGGCAACGTTCGATGCGGTTCGAGCAACGGACGGTGCGCCCCTGTGGTCCATTCCTGCGGAATTCTTACCGAGCGCCGTAGCCATGCAGGCCGATGGCACCCTTTTCGTGGGGAACAATTTTCGTAGGTTTGGTGGGCCATTCCCCCAAGTGGGCGAACCGAGCCTCCGATCCTTGAATTGGGCCTACGGTGCCTCGCCATGGCGCCGAGATGCTTTCGCTGTGCTTTTCCTAGTGGCCGCGGCGGACGGGACCCTCTACGGAGTCAGGCGTGACATTGAAACCGGTCGTCAATCGGCTTTTGCCATGGATTCCCGGACGGGTGAACTTTATTGGGGAGGATCATCCCCGGCTGAGTCAGACCCGCCGATCCATGTCACGGGCGTTCCGCTCCTCGGAGCCGATGCCACTCTTTACCTGGGTACGGATACTGGGCTGCTTGCGCTGGACGGATTTGATGGAACGACTCAGTGGAAGGCTGACATCGGGCCTGTGACGACGTCACCGGCAATGGGGTCGGACGGATCGATCTTCGTGGGAGTGCAGGACCACACGCTCTATTGCATCCAAGGGACGGGCCCGATCGATCCGGGACCCTGGGTCAAGCATCTGGGCAACCCAGCGAACAGCGGGGTTGGAACGGGAGTTCGCCGCCAGCCGGTTCTGCGCGCCCAGCGTGACGAAAGTGGCCTTCGACTCGATTGTTACGGGCCCATTGGCGAATCCTTGATAATTGAGCGAAACGATGGCGTGGGGAACGGGGTGAATTGGACCCCCTGGTTGAGCATCACTCTCCAGGAATCCCCCACGGCGGTTTTGGATTTAGGCACCCGATCGAAATCCAGTCGATTCTACCGCGCCCGGAAATAG